The window CGTTTGCAGTATACTTAAATGTTTTACCTGCAACATTGATTGTGTCGATCCAAGCTTTTAATCTTGTTGGAATTGATAAATTCCATAGTGGGTTTGCAATAATAACTTTATCTGATGCTAAGAATTGTTCAGTTGAAGCGGCAAATGAAGAGACTAATGTTTGTTCTTCTTGGCTTAATTTGTCAAATGCTACACCACTTCTTAATTTACCCCAAGCACCTAATAAAGTTGCGTTAATTTCTGGGAAATTTTCGTCAAATACATTTACTGTTTTGATTTCATCTTCAGGATTTGTTTCTTTATATGTTTCTAAAAATGCATCTAAAGTTTTTAAAGTTCTTGATTCATTTTTTGTTAATGCATGTGCATTGACAACTAATACTTTCTTCATGTCGTTTTCTCCTCATCTTTTTTCATAACGTGATTAATTCTATATAAATATATTTATATTTCAAATTTCATGCTTAAAGTGTGAAAACTTTCATATAATTTTCACTTATATATCAAAACAATTCGGTTTTTTTAACACGATTACATTTTATAAATAAAAAAACCAGCGCGCGCTGGTTAAATTATTTTAACGAATTAACGTTTTCTAGTTAGAATCGCATGCTTTCTTTGATTCTTCTTTAAGTGCGTAGATTTACGCTTTTTACCCATGATCATAGTTAAATTCTCCTTAATCTATTCCTATTATACAATAAAATATTCGTTTTTCATTAAAAAAAGAGACTTTGTTGAAAAGCCTCTTTTTTAATCTATCTTTTCTTCTTTTAATAATCTTTACTTTTTATAGCTTAACAAGACTAGCTGCTGCAACTGATTGTCCAACTCGTCTTGCTTTTTCATCTGGTAATGAGATTTCAATCTTTTCACCTAAGTCTGCAAAGTTTTCTTTTAATGTCTTCTTCGCATAATCAACGATGATATTTCCACCTTCACCTGATGTCACACGTCCTAATAAAAGTACGTTTTCAATTTCATAGAACTCGCTATAGTAAGCAAGTGTGTAACCTAAATATGTTCCAATTGTTTGGAAGATATCTTGGTAAACTTCACTTTCAGGTCCTAATTTTTGAACAACTTTTAAGCGTTCTGCAAGTGGCATATCGTGTGGGAATGTGATTCCACAAGTTTCAGCTAAACGAATAACTGCATCTTGTGAGAAGTATTTTAATCCACAACCAAAATCGCCACTCCATTCATCAACTGGTCCATTTGCTTGGAAGTCAACTGGAACGAATGCTAATTCGTTAATCCAACCAGTAATGTTACCTTCATGGTTGATATAACCTGCTGCTTCACTTGTACCCATTGCAATACCTAAAAGGTTATTCTTTTCTAAACTCATTGCTCCAGCAAGTGCAGTAACGTCTCCGTCATTTGCAACTTCAATTGGAACATTTAATTCATTTGCAATGTCGATGTAAATGTTTTTAATGTGTTTGTCAAATGCTTCATCTGGAACTTGAATAAATAGTGATGCAACTTTTGCTTGGTTATTTACATAAACCCCAGCACTTGATACACCAATTGCATCTAAGCGTGGCATTTTTGATTTAGCAAGCATAATTGCTTCTCTAATATATTTCTTATGATATTCAGGATCACTATTTAATTTAGGGAACCATACGATTTCTTCTGAGAAGATTGGTTCACCATTTACAACTGCTGATACTTTCATATCTGATCCACCAGCATCAAAACCGATGCGGTAACCATCTAAGTTCTTACCAATTGATTGGTAATTTTGTTTAATTTCTGGTTTTGCTGTTGCATGTAACACTTCAAATGGTTGTTCATAAACACGAGTCATAAACTTAGCATCAAATGTACGTTCTTTATTTGCATAAATTTCTTTTAATGCTTCATAAATTTTTTTATTACCAACGATTGTTACTTTGTAACCACCATAAATCCATAATAATGATTTAACTAAACGTTCAACATAGAATAGATTTTCATCAAAGTGTTTTTCATCTTTAAAGATAATTGTATCGAAGCATTCGCTGTTTCCGTCATTTCTTTCAACAACTACTGATAAATTATCATATCCTTCTTTTAATGCGTTTGCTTTAAATTCTCTAAAGAATAAAACCGCTGGAGCATATTTTGGGTCTAACTTAAGTGGGCGTACTGGAATATTCATTTTAAACCCTCCGATTATAATTTGCTTGCTGCATCAGTATCTAGATAAACAGTTACTTTTGCATGGTTTTGTAAAACTGAAGCTGGTAATTCTTCATTGATTTGACCTTTAATCATAC of the Acholeplasma hippikon genome contains:
- a CDS encoding ROK family protein, which encodes MNIPVRPLKLDPKYAPAVLFFREFKANALKEGYDNLSVVVERNDGNSECFDTIIFKDEKHFDENLFYVERLVKSLLWIYGGYKVTIVGNKKIYEALKEIYANKERTFDAKFMTRVYEQPFEVLHATAKPEIKQNYQSIGKNLDGYRIGFDAGGSDMKVSAVVNGEPIFSEEIVWFPKLNSDPEYHKKYIREAIMLAKSKMPRLDAIGVSSAGVYVNNQAKVASLFIQVPDEAFDKHIKNIYIDIANELNVPIEVANDGDVTALAGAMSLEKNNLLGIAMGTSEAAGYINHEGNITGWINELAFVPVDFQANGPVDEWSGDFGCGLKYFSQDAVIRLAETCGITFPHDMPLAERLKVVQKLGPESEVYQDIFQTIGTYLGYTLAYYSEFYEIENVLLLGRVTSGEGGNIIVDYAKKTLKENFADLGEKIEISLPDEKARRVGQSVAAASLVKL
- a CDS encoding FMN-dependent NADH-azoreductase, translated to MKKVLVVNAHALTKNESRTLKTLDAFLETYKETNPEDEIKTVNVFDENFPEINATLLGAWGKLRSGVAFDKLSQEEQTLVSSFAASTEQFLASDKVIIANPLWNLSIPTRLKAWIDTINVAGKTFKYTANGPVGLAGDKKVLHIQSAGGVYQNQDLGSLFIKQAFSFIGVKDFTKISVDGLDQDPAHAQEILNEIIADAKKIAKTF